A window of the Echeneis naucrates chromosome 3, fEcheNa1.1, whole genome shotgun sequence genome harbors these coding sequences:
- the LOC115040905 gene encoding EMILIN-1-like isoform X2, with translation MAALFLLLLALWTCGHAKSAFPLRTSYSLYAGGHAHGVRATSRHRNWCAFVVTKTVSCVVEDGVETYVKPDYHPCSWGSGQCSRVVVYRTYMRPRYKVAYKLVTEMEWKCCHGYSGEDCNNGPIGGAGPQVSTTRPQPRLGQGGVTSHGQGGGGIDQGGGIEKEKMRHLEEKIQSLTKNLQDLQSTLNNMNERLQQEANNPGFSGGSRAGSSFSGGRNPADAAQPEIKETIHSIQTKLDQLDNRTQAHDKTLVNINNHLVNGKGNELDGGLSGGGLSGGRLNSLKEEILRELERRVSLSCSSCQAGVEDLRQQQQEDRERIRALEKQLNAIDVRYRHGLEGLRRDVMRLQGCCSNVNDLQNRITDAERKISSASENFDALQTRLDKELKGGGSSNGRDTSVTDDKWDSGQRDLEWWVNKTVQQTEKSCSSLEDKLKEQLQKELGDLRTVFLDRFDDQAYRVADVELDLGLVKDRVNIHDNRLLKLENNTLLLKRRLEKCSCGGPEEGGKSAWTDEGQGGPGGGMVTGGESRGNTGSGVSGNGGERANKTEKSLEWRVVANEDQIQYFNTRLKDLSVSGDSLHDKVLDLSHDVREIKALTGDHGEHFNRIVTEVELLGQDSDLCRKVEEELQRLKNHSHNSLESMQDHINGLQIRLDSERDSCLPICSQLQDEVRLLRDDVRRCTGQCRTSQHSPTGAGSGGTGGSSGRGNRLDTEKLLDGHSVIGSSINNNQLKTLQGELSEVILTFSFINDTLKGLEHTVQKHSSVITDLGNTKDKIISELDKIQQEVTEHGEDSRDRLDGMGNVLQRFENTLLVEIGDCKRSGDGLEKRLSKLESVCGRLDGVSDSIHKIKEGLNRHISNLWTCVSGLNDSVVHHGGILDVIQKNQDTVHSRMKNLNSSVSQILKDLQSFSDHNRTGLPGPPGPPGERGFNGLPGPRGPSGLPGPEGERGLRGLPGPKGEPGLPGVDAHVPRLSFSAALTFPMDRAGTIVFDKVFVNEGDFYDPRTGIFTAPVDGHYFFSAILTGHKNEKIEAVLSKSNYGMARVDSGGYQPEGLENNPVAEAKTPPGSLAVFSIILPLQTRDTVCIDLVMGKLAHSVEPLTIFNGMLLYEKM, from the exons CTATCGGACATACATGAGGCCCCGGTACAAAGTGGCCTACAAGTTGGTGACAGAGATGGAGTGGAAGTGTTGCCATGGGTATAGTGGAGAGGATTGCAACAATGGTCCAATTGGGGGAGCAGGACCCCAGGTTTCCACCACCAGACCTCAGCCTAGACTGGGACAGGGAGGGGTAACGAGCCATGGACAAGGGGGAGGAGGTATTGATCAGGGAGGTGGCA tagaaaaagagaagatgagaCACCTGGAAGAGAAGATCCAGAGTCTAACTAAGAACCTCCAGGACCTGCAGTCCACCCTGAACAACATGAACGAACGCTTACAGCAAGAGGCAAACAATCCAGGCTTTAGTGGAGGAAGTAGAGCTGGAAGCAGCTTCTCAGGAGGAAGAAATCCTGCTGATGCAGCTCAGCCAGAAATTAAAGAGACAATTCACAGCATTCAGACCAAACTGGACCAATTGGACAACCGGACACAG GCTCATGATAAAACCCTGGTCAACATCAACAACCACCTGGTGAATGGGAAAGGTAATGAGCTGGATGGAGGTCTCTCTGGAGGAGGACTCAGTGGAGGGAGGCTGAACTCTCTGAAGGAGGAGATTCTGAGAGAGTTGGAGAGGAGAGTGTcactctcctgctcctcttgtCAG GCTGGTGTGGAGGATCtccgccagcagcagcaggaggacagagagaggattCGAGCTCTAGAGAAGCAGTTGAATGCCATAGATGTACGGTACCGACACGGCCTGGAGGGGCTGCGACGAGATGTGATGCGTTTGCAGGGGTGCTGCAGCAATGTCAATGACCTCCAAAACCGCATCACTGATGCTGAACGCAAAATCAGCTCAGCCTCAGAGAACTTTGATGCTCTACAGACTCGCCTGGACAAAGAGCTCAAAGGAGGTGGAAGCAGCA ACGGAAGGGACACTTCAGTGACAGATGATAAGTGGGACAGTGGGCAGAGGGACTTAGAATGGTGGGTCAACAAAACTGTGCAGCAAACTGAGAAAAGCTGTTCATCACTAGAGGACAAACTGAAAGAGCAACTCCAAAAAGAGCTGGGGGACCTGAGGACCGTGTTCTTGGACCGGTTTGATGACCAGGCCTACAGGGTTGCAGATGTGGAATTGGACTTGGGGCTGGTGAAAGACAGGGTGAACATCCATGACAACAGGCTGTTGAAACTGGAGAATAACACTTTGCTGTTGAAGAGGAGGCTGGAGAAGTGTAGCTGTGGAGGGCctgaagaaggaggaaaaagtgCCTGGACAGACGAAGGACAGGGTGGACCAGGAGGAGGCATGGTCACAGGTGGAGAGAGCAGGGGAAACACAGGCTCTGGAGTCTCTGGGAACGGAGGTGaaagagcaaacaaaacagagaaatcgCTGGAATGGAGAGTGGTGGCCAATGAAGATCAGATTCAGTATTTTAACACTCGACTGAAAGACCTCTCAGTGTCTGGAGATTCTCTGCATGACAAG GTTCTGGACCTGAGCCATGATGTACGAGAGATCAAGGCTCTGACGGGTGACCATGGCGAACACTTTAACCGAATCGTGACAGAGGTGGAGCTGCTGGGGCAGGACAGTGATCTCTGCAGGAAGGTagaagaggagctgcagaggctTAAGAATCACTCACATAACTCATTGGAGAGCATGCAGGACCACATTAATGGACTCCAgatcagactggactcagagagagacagttgcCTCCCGATCTGTTCACAACTGCAGGACGAAGTACGTCTACTGCGAGATGATGTCAGAAGATGCACTGGCCAATGTAGGACCAGCCAGCACTCACCCACAG GTGCTGGCTCTGGTGGCACTGGTGGTAGCAGTGGACGTGGAAATAGACTGGATACTGAAAAGCTTCTGGATGGCCACAGTGTGATTGGCAGCTCCATCAACAACAACCAGCTGAAGACCCTGCAAGGTGAACTGTCAGAGGTCATCCTCACCTTTAGCTTCATCAATGACACTCTGAAGGGGCTCGAACACACGGTgcagaaacacagcagtgtcATCACAGACCTAG GGAACACAAAGGACAAGATAATTTCTGAGCTGGACAAGATCCAGCAAGAGGTGACGGAGCACGGGGAGGATAGCCGAGACCGTCTGGATGGGATGGGAAATGTCCTCCAACGCTTTGAGAACACACTGCTGGTGGAGATAGGCGACTGTAAGAGATCTGGTGATGGGCTGGAGAAGAGGCTGTCGAAgctggagagtgtgtgtgggagacTGGATGGTGTCTCTGATTCCATCCACAAGATCAAGGAAG GACTGAATCGACATATATCTAATTTGTGGACATGTGTCTCTGGTCTAAATGACTCGGTTGTCCATCATGGAGGAATCCTGGACGTTATTCAGAAGAACCAGGACACTGTCCACAGCAGGATGAAGAACCTGAATTCGAGTGTGAGCCAGATCCTCAAAGACCTTCAGAGTTTCTCTGACCACAACCGGACTG GTCTGCCAGGACCCCCTGGACCTCCAGGAGAAAGAGGCTTTAATGGACTTCCAGGTCCAAGAGGGCCCTCAGGACTTCCTGGACCAGAAGGAGAACGTGGACTTCGAGGCCTACCTG GTCCCAAAGGTGAACCAG GCCTGCCCGGAGTTGATGCTCATGTACCTAGACTGTCCTTCTCTGCTGCCCTGACCTTCCCAATGGACAGAGCTGGAACCATCGTTTTTGACAAGGTCTTTGTCAATGAAGGAGACTTTTATGACCCAAGAACAG gcaTTTTCACTGCCCCTGTGGATGGACACTATTTCTTCAGTGCCATCCTAACAGGCCATAAGAATGAAAAGATTGAGGCAGTTCTTTCCAAATCGAACTACGGCATGGCCCGGGTGGACTCTGGAGGCTATCAGCCTGAGGGCCTGGAGAACAACCCTGTGGCTGAAGCTAAAACCCCCCCTGGCTCTCTGGCCGTGTTCAGCATCATCCTGCCTTTGCAGACTCGGGACACTGTGTGCATAGACCTGGTGATGGGCAAACTGGCCCACTCTGTGGAGCCCCTTACCATATTCAATGGCATGTTACTGTATGAAAAAATGTGA
- the LOC115040905 gene encoding EMILIN-1-like isoform X1 — protein MAALFLLLLALWTCGHAKSAFPLRTSYSLYAGGHAHGVRATSRHRNWCAFVVTKTVSCVVEDGVETYVKPDYHPCSWGSGQCSRVVVYRTYMRPRYKVAYKLVTEMEWKCCHGYSGEDCNNGPIGGAGPQVSTTRPQPRLGQGGVTSHGQGGGGIDQGGGSSGSGQSGQVEKEKMRHLEEKIQSLTKNLQDLQSTLNNMNERLQQEANNPGFSGGSRAGSSFSGGRNPADAAQPEIKETIHSIQTKLDQLDNRTQAHDKTLVNINNHLVNGKGNELDGGLSGGGLSGGRLNSLKEEILRELERRVSLSCSSCQAGVEDLRQQQQEDRERIRALEKQLNAIDVRYRHGLEGLRRDVMRLQGCCSNVNDLQNRITDAERKISSASENFDALQTRLDKELKGGGSSSDGEIRGSRGGSSGVGVIGGDGRDTSVTDDKWDSGQRDLEWWVNKTVQQTEKSCSSLEDKLKEQLQKELGDLRTVFLDRFDDQAYRVADVELDLGLVKDRVNIHDNRLLKLENNTLLLKRRLEKCSCGGPEEGGKSAWTDEGQGGPGGGMVTGGESRGNTGSGVSGNGGERANKTEKSLEWRVVANEDQIQYFNTRLKDLSVSGDSLHDKVLDLSHDVREIKALTGDHGEHFNRIVTEVELLGQDSDLCRKVEEELQRLKNHSHNSLESMQDHINGLQIRLDSERDSCLPICSQLQDEVRLLRDDVRRCTGQCRTSQHSPTGAGSGGTGGSSGRGNRLDTEKLLDGHSVIGSSINNNQLKTLQGELSEVILTFSFINDTLKGLEHTVQKHSSVITDLGNTKDKIISELDKIQQEVTEHGEDSRDRLDGMGNVLQRFENTLLVEIGDCKRSGDGLEKRLSKLESVCGRLDGVSDSIHKIKEGLNRHISNLWTCVSGLNDSVVHHGGILDVIQKNQDTVHSRMKNLNSSVSQILKDLQSFSDHNRTGLPGPPGPPGERGFNGLPGPRGPSGLPGPEGERGLRGLPGPKGEPGLPGVDAHVPRLSFSAALTFPMDRAGTIVFDKVFVNEGDFYDPRTGIFTAPVDGHYFFSAILTGHKNEKIEAVLSKSNYGMARVDSGGYQPEGLENNPVAEAKTPPGSLAVFSIILPLQTRDTVCIDLVMGKLAHSVEPLTIFNGMLLYEKM, from the exons CTATCGGACATACATGAGGCCCCGGTACAAAGTGGCCTACAAGTTGGTGACAGAGATGGAGTGGAAGTGTTGCCATGGGTATAGTGGAGAGGATTGCAACAATGGTCCAATTGGGGGAGCAGGACCCCAGGTTTCCACCACCAGACCTCAGCCTAGACTGGGACAGGGAGGGGTAACGAGCCATGGACAAGGGGGAGGAGGTATTGATCAGGGAGGTGGCAGTTCTGGATCTGGGCAGAGCG gacaagtagaaaaagagaagatgagaCACCTGGAAGAGAAGATCCAGAGTCTAACTAAGAACCTCCAGGACCTGCAGTCCACCCTGAACAACATGAACGAACGCTTACAGCAAGAGGCAAACAATCCAGGCTTTAGTGGAGGAAGTAGAGCTGGAAGCAGCTTCTCAGGAGGAAGAAATCCTGCTGATGCAGCTCAGCCAGAAATTAAAGAGACAATTCACAGCATTCAGACCAAACTGGACCAATTGGACAACCGGACACAG GCTCATGATAAAACCCTGGTCAACATCAACAACCACCTGGTGAATGGGAAAGGTAATGAGCTGGATGGAGGTCTCTCTGGAGGAGGACTCAGTGGAGGGAGGCTGAACTCTCTGAAGGAGGAGATTCTGAGAGAGTTGGAGAGGAGAGTGTcactctcctgctcctcttgtCAG GCTGGTGTGGAGGATCtccgccagcagcagcaggaggacagagagaggattCGAGCTCTAGAGAAGCAGTTGAATGCCATAGATGTACGGTACCGACACGGCCTGGAGGGGCTGCGACGAGATGTGATGCGTTTGCAGGGGTGCTGCAGCAATGTCAATGACCTCCAAAACCGCATCACTGATGCTGAACGCAAAATCAGCTCAGCCTCAGAGAACTTTGATGCTCTACAGACTCGCCTGGACAAAGAGCTCAAAGGAGGTGGAAGCAGCAGTGATGGTGAAATCAGGGGGTCCAGAGGAGGAAGTTCCGGGGTCGGTGTAATTGGTGGAGACGGAAGGGACACTTCAGTGACAGATGATAAGTGGGACAGTGGGCAGAGGGACTTAGAATGGTGGGTCAACAAAACTGTGCAGCAAACTGAGAAAAGCTGTTCATCACTAGAGGACAAACTGAAAGAGCAACTCCAAAAAGAGCTGGGGGACCTGAGGACCGTGTTCTTGGACCGGTTTGATGACCAGGCCTACAGGGTTGCAGATGTGGAATTGGACTTGGGGCTGGTGAAAGACAGGGTGAACATCCATGACAACAGGCTGTTGAAACTGGAGAATAACACTTTGCTGTTGAAGAGGAGGCTGGAGAAGTGTAGCTGTGGAGGGCctgaagaaggaggaaaaagtgCCTGGACAGACGAAGGACAGGGTGGACCAGGAGGAGGCATGGTCACAGGTGGAGAGAGCAGGGGAAACACAGGCTCTGGAGTCTCTGGGAACGGAGGTGaaagagcaaacaaaacagagaaatcgCTGGAATGGAGAGTGGTGGCCAATGAAGATCAGATTCAGTATTTTAACACTCGACTGAAAGACCTCTCAGTGTCTGGAGATTCTCTGCATGACAAG GTTCTGGACCTGAGCCATGATGTACGAGAGATCAAGGCTCTGACGGGTGACCATGGCGAACACTTTAACCGAATCGTGACAGAGGTGGAGCTGCTGGGGCAGGACAGTGATCTCTGCAGGAAGGTagaagaggagctgcagaggctTAAGAATCACTCACATAACTCATTGGAGAGCATGCAGGACCACATTAATGGACTCCAgatcagactggactcagagagagacagttgcCTCCCGATCTGTTCACAACTGCAGGACGAAGTACGTCTACTGCGAGATGATGTCAGAAGATGCACTGGCCAATGTAGGACCAGCCAGCACTCACCCACAG GTGCTGGCTCTGGTGGCACTGGTGGTAGCAGTGGACGTGGAAATAGACTGGATACTGAAAAGCTTCTGGATGGCCACAGTGTGATTGGCAGCTCCATCAACAACAACCAGCTGAAGACCCTGCAAGGTGAACTGTCAGAGGTCATCCTCACCTTTAGCTTCATCAATGACACTCTGAAGGGGCTCGAACACACGGTgcagaaacacagcagtgtcATCACAGACCTAG GGAACACAAAGGACAAGATAATTTCTGAGCTGGACAAGATCCAGCAAGAGGTGACGGAGCACGGGGAGGATAGCCGAGACCGTCTGGATGGGATGGGAAATGTCCTCCAACGCTTTGAGAACACACTGCTGGTGGAGATAGGCGACTGTAAGAGATCTGGTGATGGGCTGGAGAAGAGGCTGTCGAAgctggagagtgtgtgtgggagacTGGATGGTGTCTCTGATTCCATCCACAAGATCAAGGAAG GACTGAATCGACATATATCTAATTTGTGGACATGTGTCTCTGGTCTAAATGACTCGGTTGTCCATCATGGAGGAATCCTGGACGTTATTCAGAAGAACCAGGACACTGTCCACAGCAGGATGAAGAACCTGAATTCGAGTGTGAGCCAGATCCTCAAAGACCTTCAGAGTTTCTCTGACCACAACCGGACTG GTCTGCCAGGACCCCCTGGACCTCCAGGAGAAAGAGGCTTTAATGGACTTCCAGGTCCAAGAGGGCCCTCAGGACTTCCTGGACCAGAAGGAGAACGTGGACTTCGAGGCCTACCTG GTCCCAAAGGTGAACCAG GCCTGCCCGGAGTTGATGCTCATGTACCTAGACTGTCCTTCTCTGCTGCCCTGACCTTCCCAATGGACAGAGCTGGAACCATCGTTTTTGACAAGGTCTTTGTCAATGAAGGAGACTTTTATGACCCAAGAACAG gcaTTTTCACTGCCCCTGTGGATGGACACTATTTCTTCAGTGCCATCCTAACAGGCCATAAGAATGAAAAGATTGAGGCAGTTCTTTCCAAATCGAACTACGGCATGGCCCGGGTGGACTCTGGAGGCTATCAGCCTGAGGGCCTGGAGAACAACCCTGTGGCTGAAGCTAAAACCCCCCCTGGCTCTCTGGCCGTGTTCAGCATCATCCTGCCTTTGCAGACTCGGGACACTGTGTGCATAGACCTGGTGATGGGCAAACTGGCCCACTCTGTGGAGCCCCTTACCATATTCAATGGCATGTTACTGTATGAAAAAATGTGA